Genomic segment of Bacteroidales bacterium:
GACCTGAAAAAACGACTTTGCCTCCAGAGTTGCCAGCTTTCGGACCTAATTCGATAATAAAATCAGCGTGGCGAATAATATCTTCATCGTGCTCAACAACAATTACTGTGTTGCCATAGTTAACTAAATTTTTTAAAATTCTAATCATTTTGTGTGTATCATGTGGGTGTATTCCAATAGTGGGTTCGTCTAAAATATAAATACTGCCAGCAAGATTAGAGCCAAGAGCTCTTGTGAGAAGAATGCGTTGCATTTCACCGCCACTTAATGTAGATGCAGGACGATCTAGTGTAAGATAATCAAGACCAGTATTTAGCATGAAATTAAGACGGTTTCGGATTTCGCGCAAAATATTATAAGAGATTTTTTCTTCATATTCACTTAGCTGTAAATTTTCAATAAAATTTGCAAGTAAACTTATTTGCATTTGAGATAATTCAGCTATGTTTTTGCCGTTAATTTTTATCCAAAGGGCTTCCTGGCGGAGTCGTGAACCTTTGCATGAAGGGCACGTAGTTTTGCCACGATATTTAGCCAACATGATTCGATTCTGGATTTTATGGGGATGTTTTTCCAAATAATTGAAGAAATCGTTGATACCCCAGAAATCGGATGAGCCATTCCATAGCAAATTTTTTTGTTCCTCCGTCAAATTTTTATAGGGAGTATGTACGGGGAATTTATATTTAGACGCAACGGCAAGGAATTCATGAAGAAGTTGTCTAGATTTTTCACCTCGCCAGGGTGCAATGGCTCCGTCAAATACTGAAAGATTCGGATCTGGTATTACTAGATTTGGATCAATACCAAGGATATTTCCATAACCGTTACAAGTCGGACAGGCTCCATATGTGTGATTAAACGAAAAAAGCTCAACAGATGGTTCAAGATATTGAATACCTTCCTGGAAAAGAGATGTGGTAAAAACCTCGTATTTCCCTGAATTTACTGAAAAAAGTATGCATTCATTGAACTTTTGGAATGAGAGTTCTACGGATGGAATAATACGTTTGATGCTTTCATTTTTATCCTCACGAATGATAAAACGATCAATAAAAAGATAAACATTTTCTGAATGAAGAGAGAAATCTGGAGAAATTTCATCTAAGAAATATAATTTGCCGTCAACAAATATTCTTGAAAATCCATCCTCTTTAAGAGAACTCAGCGAGTGATGAAGTGGTATTTTCGAGAGTATGAAAATTTTTTCACCAATAGGTACAGAAAAAAGAAATTGTTGAATATCTTCAATGGTGTGTTTTTTTATGATTTTACCTGAAACAGGAGAAACTATTTTGCCAATTTTGGCGAAAAGAAGTTTAAGGTAATCGTATATTTCAGTAATAGTTCCAACGGTGGAACGAGGAGTCCGAATGGAGTGTTTTCTTTCGATCGCAATAGCAGGAGAAAGACCTTCTATAGATTTTACGTTAGGCTTTTTGATTTTTCCCAAAAATTGTCGTGTGTAAGCACTGAGACTTTCAATATAACGACGTTGTCCTTCGGCATAAATAGTGTCCATAGCAAGGCTAGATTTTCCAGAGCCTGAAAGACCTGTTATGCAAATGAGCTTATTGGTCGGAATTTCAAGATAGTCGATTTTCAGATTGTTTTCTCTGGCTTCGTAGATTTTTATCCATTGAGTTTTCATATTTGTGAACAAAAACTTGGTAAAATTATACAATCCTAAAGAGAGAATTTTTTGCTTCGAAATTTATTGTTGTTTACGTCAAAAAAAAATTAAATTTGCATTCTGAGGGGTGCCTATAACACAGGCTGAGATCATACCCTTTGAACCTGATCTGGGTAATGCCAGCGTAGGGACAATTAGAGGTGTATTATCTTCACGTGTTTTTCCCCTCAAATTATTTTAAAATTTGAAGCAAATGGAAAAATTGGTTTCATTAAGTATTGTCGAGCATTACTTCGAAAAATTAAAGTCCAATTTAGAACTTGATGTGGCCATTGTGGGAGCGGGACCTTCTGGCATGGTAGCTGGCTACTATTTGGCGAAGAAAGGGCATAAAGTAGCTGTTTTTGAACGTAAACTGGCACCTGGTGGAGGAATGTGGGGAGGGGCCATGATGTTTAATGAAATCGTTGTTCAAAACGATGCTGTATCTATTCTAGACGAATTAAACGTTTTTTATCGAAGATATGATGAATCGTGTGTAGTGGTGGATTCCATACATGCTACATCAGCACTTATTTATGCATGTACTCGTGCAGGTTGTACTATTTTCAATTGTTTTTCCGTGGAGGATGTGGTGTTCAAAAATGATCGTGTAGCAGGTATTGTAGTTAATTGGACACCAGTTCACTTACAACAATTGCATGTAGATCCTTTAATTGTTTTAGCCAAAGCCGTTTTAGATGGGACAGGTCATGATTGTGATATTGCCAAAACTCTTGTAAGAAAAAATGATGTTAGATTGATGACAGAAACAGGAGGCATCGTAGGAGAAAGATCTCTGCAAGTTGAAGAGGCAGAAAGAAAAACTATTGAAAACACAAAAGAAATTTATCCAGGACTTTTTGTTGCTGGAATGGCTGCAAACGGTGTTAGTGGAAGTTTTCGTATGGGACCTATTTTTGGTGGCATGTTGCTCTCAGGTAAGAAAGTAGCAAACTTAATAGAACAAAGTTTATGAACGATTTTGGTATTTACGCCATTATCACAAAACCAAAACTTCCTTATGAAATATTAGCAAAAACTTTTGTCGACGAAGGAATCTTGATGGTACAATTGCGTGAGAAACATCTGAGTGATCGCAAGTTAATGGAAGTTGGACATACATTAAAAAAAATTTTTCAGGGTACCCCTACACGTTTCATCATAGATGATCGCCCAGATTTAGTTTTGTTATTGGATGCAGACGGTATTCATATTGGTCAAGAGGATTTGCATGTAGAAGATGTTCGTACGATATTGCCTCGTTCTAAGATAATAGGAATTTCTACTCATAATTTACATCAACTGAAAGAAGCACTTCAATACAAACCTGATTATGTAGGTTTTGGACCAATCTATCCAACTGTGACTAAAGAGAATCCAGATCCGGTAGTGGGAGTGAGCATGTTAAAAGAAGCTCTGAATAAAGCTCATATTCCTGTTGTAGCCATCGGTGGAATTTTTCCGGAAAATATTGACGAAGTACTTCGTGCTGGAGCTAGAAATCTATGCATGGTACGATATTTTATGGAAGCAACTACCAAAGAAGAATTAATTGCCCGAATAAGATTTGTCAAACAAAAAATATCAAAGCATGACCCAAATGCAATTAGCCCAAATGGGCAAAATAACCAATGAAATGCTTGCTGTTGCAAAATTCGAGCAAGTGCCCGTCGAATGGTTACGAGAACAGATAGCTCAAGGGACCATTGTATTGCCCAAAAACATTAATCATAACATAAAACCTAAAGCCATAGGCAAATCTCTTGGTGTAAAAATCAATGCCAACATTGGCACATCACCTATGCGATGTAATTTGAATGAAGAACTGCAAAAGATGGAAGTTGCTGTTCAATATGGGGCAGATGCTATTATGGATCTTTCTACAGGAGGTAATTTGAGACACATATTAAAAACTATTTTAGAAAAATCACCTGTCATGGTAGGAACGGTGCCAATTTATGCTGTAGCAACTCGAATACTTAAAAACGACTTAGATGATATTGGGAAACTCGATTTTGAAGAAGTTTTTCAGGAAATAGAAGAACAGGCAAAGATGGGAGTTGACTTTATGACCTTGCATTGTGGTATCACACAACGAAGTTTATCATTTCTGGAAAATGATGAACGAATCATGGGCATTGTTAGCAGAGGAGGTTCAATAGTACGAGCATGGATGTTGAAAAATAAAGCAGAAAATCCATTGTACGAAGAATTTGATAGAATCCTTGATATTTGTGAGCGTTACGATGTGACCATAAGTTTAGGTGACGGACTACGACCAGGATGCAATGCTGATGCTACAGATCGTGGACAAATTGCTGAATTGCTGGTTTTAGGTGAGTTGGTTGAACGAGCACGCAGACGAGGAGTTCAAGTGATGGTCGAAGGACCTGGTCACATGATGATGGATGAGATCGAGACCAACGTAAGACTTATGAAAAAAATATGTAAAGATTCTCCTTTTTATGTTCTAGGTCCCCTAACTACTGACATTGCACCAGGCTATGATCATATTGTAGGAGCTATTGGCGGAGCGATAGCTGCAGCTGCAGGAGCAGATTTTCTTTGCTATGTTACCCCTTCGGAGCATTTATCGTTGCCAACCATCGAGGATGTGAAGGAAGGTGTAATTGCTAGCAAAATTGCAGCTCATTCAGCAAATTTAATAAGAAACATTCCTGGAGCTAGGGAAAGAGATAAACAAATGTCAGTAGCTCGTAAAAATTTAGATTGGGAAAAAATGTTTCAATTAGCGCTGGATCCAGAAAAAGCACGTCAAAAGCGTCAAAACGAGGGGTTTCAGACTGACTATTGTTCTATGTGTGGTAATCTTTGTGCTATAAAAATTGATAATCTTACATGAAATATTTTGTCAGTATTGCTGCATCGGATACGTCGACAGGTGCTGGTATTCAACAGGATAATCGAATCGCAGAGTCGTTAGGCTTTCATGCTTTGAACATTATTACAGCTATAACTTCGCAGAGTTTTAACAAAGTTTATGAAGTATTCTCTTTAAATGATCGCTTACTTGTTTCACAAGTTAATGTTATCATTGAGAATTTCCATCCGTTAGAGGTATGCAAGGTAGGTGTTCTTACTTCCAAAGAACATATTGAATGTATTTCGAATCTTTTTAGCCAAAATATTTTTTCGATTAAAGTTGTGGATCCAGTATTTCGATCAAGCAGTGGGTGGCAGTTTTTAGACTTATCTCTAATACCGGTTTTCAAAGAAAAGATTTTGCCATTTACAACGTTTCTGACACCTAATAAATTTGAAGTTGAATGTTTATGCAATAAGTCCTTGTCATCATTGTCAGAGGCAGTGGAGGAAGCAATGCAATTACATAAGAAGTACCATTGTGGAATTTACTTAAAAGGAGGGCATTTTGATAGCGAGGATGACCAAATTACTGAAGCACTTATTTTTGATAATCAAATAGAATTAATACGTAAAAAGAAAGAAAATTTTGTGTACATGCACGGAACAGGATGTGCTTTTTCAACCGCATTTGCTTGCTTTTTAGCTTTATATAAAGATCCCATCTTATCAGCTACAAAGGCCACTGAATGGGTAAGTCATTTTTTTAAAGAAATAAACAGCAAAATGGAAAAATAGCCATTTTCAGAGAATAAACCCTGTTAACTAATAACTTTTGGTGCATGAAGTGAATTTACATCGAAAAATGCATTTTCTATATGATGCAGATTTTATGCTGAAAATTTGACTTATAAATTATCAATTGTGCAAAATTCCGTAGATTCTATTTTATGAACGTAGTAAAAAAATACTCTTAATCGAAAAGCAAAGTTTTAAAGTTTTCGAAGAATTCTTTAAACAAAAAAGGGTTTGTTGCAATGATTTCTTTTTTTTCAAGAAAATCGGAATTTCCGGAAAAGTCGGTTACTATTCCACCAGCTTCTTGGACTAATATTGCACCTGCAGCAACATCCCATGGTGAGAGACCGTATTCGAAAAAGCCGTCTAATCTTCCAGCAGAAACCCAAGCTAAGTCAATAGCAGCACTACCTAGTCTTCTTAATCCATGAGTGTGTTGGATCGAATATTTAATGAAATTAAGATAACCATCTAGTAAGGGAAAATCATGTGTTGGAAAACCTGTTGCCCAAAGGGAATCTTTTAATAGTGTAACATGTGTAACATGAATAGGACTATCGTTGAGAAATGCACCATTATCACGAATGGCGTAAAAAAATTCATCTGCATGGGGATGATATATAAATCCAGCAACAAGATTTTTTTGAATCATAAGAGCGATGCTTATAGAAAAGACAGGAATTTGATGAATGTAATTGGTTGTACCATCGAGCGG
This window contains:
- the uvrA gene encoding excinuclease ABC subunit UvrA; translation: MKTQWIKIYEARENNLKIDYLEIPTNKLICITGLSGSGKSSLAMDTIYAEGQRRYIESLSAYTRQFLGKIKKPNVKSIEGLSPAIAIERKHSIRTPRSTVGTITEIYDYLKLLFAKIGKIVSPVSGKIIKKHTIEDIQQFLFSVPIGEKIFILSKIPLHHSLSSLKEDGFSRIFVDGKLYFLDEISPDFSLHSENVYLFIDRFIIREDKNESIKRIIPSVELSFQKFNECILFSVNSGKYEVFTTSLFQEGIQYLEPSVELFSFNHTYGACPTCNGYGNILGIDPNLVIPDPNLSVFDGAIAPWRGEKSRQLLHEFLAVASKYKFPVHTPYKNLTEEQKNLLWNGSSDFWGINDFFNYLEKHPHKIQNRIMLAKYRGKTTCPSCKGSRLRQEALWIKINGKNIAELSQMQISLLANFIENLQLSEYEEKISYNILREIRNRLNFMLNTGLDYLTLDRPASTLSGGEMQRILLTRALGSNLAGSIYILDEPTIGIHPHDTHKMIRILKNLVNYGNTVIVVEHDEDIIRHADFIIELGPKAGNSGGKVVFSGHFNELIQNTKTHTSRFFRKEEFLPLPSSRRKSSLFIHLYGAKRHNLKNIHVSFPLHAITAITGVSGSGKSTLVHYELYPALLRLLGLPVEMQPTCKIEGDIEWVKNVTAFDQKNISTSSRSNPATFIKAFDDIRQIYALHPISKQRGYTAGNFSFNSPGGRCETCQGTGEIEIEMQFLANVKLICESCQGKRYKEDVLDIEIQGKNLYDLLNLTIDEAINFLEQLRSPYEKWAKNAIQKLSILRQIGMGYVLLGQNLSTLSTGELQRLKLASYMQKSSTEHTIFIFDEPTTGLHYHDIIKLFEAMETLIQHNNTVIFIEHNMELVKCADYVIELGPEGGE
- a CDS encoding sulfide-dependent adenosine diphosphate thiazole synthase: MEKLVSLSIVEHYFEKLKSNLELDVAIVGAGPSGMVAGYYLAKKGHKVAVFERKLAPGGGMWGGAMMFNEIVVQNDAVSILDELNVFYRRYDESCVVVDSIHATSALIYACTRAGCTIFNCFSVEDVVFKNDRVAGIVVNWTPVHLQQLHVDPLIVLAKAVLDGTGHDCDIAKTLVRKNDVRLMTETGGIVGERSLQVEEAERKTIENTKEIYPGLFVAGMAANGVSGSFRMGPIFGGMLLSGKKVANLIEQSL
- the thiE gene encoding thiamine phosphate synthase; translated protein: MNDFGIYAIITKPKLPYEILAKTFVDEGILMVQLREKHLSDRKLMEVGHTLKKIFQGTPTRFIIDDRPDLVLLLDADGIHIGQEDLHVEDVRTILPRSKIIGISTHNLHQLKEALQYKPDYVGFGPIYPTVTKENPDPVVGVSMLKEALNKAHIPVVAIGGIFPENIDEVLRAGARNLCMVRYFMEATTKEELIARIRFVKQKISKHDPNAISPNGQNNQ
- the thiC gene encoding phosphomethylpyrimidine synthase ThiC codes for the protein MTQMQLAQMGKITNEMLAVAKFEQVPVEWLREQIAQGTIVLPKNINHNIKPKAIGKSLGVKINANIGTSPMRCNLNEELQKMEVAVQYGADAIMDLSTGGNLRHILKTILEKSPVMVGTVPIYAVATRILKNDLDDIGKLDFEEVFQEIEEQAKMGVDFMTLHCGITQRSLSFLENDERIMGIVSRGGSIVRAWMLKNKAENPLYEEFDRILDICERYDVTISLGDGLRPGCNADATDRGQIAELLVLGELVERARRRGVQVMVEGPGHMMMDEIETNVRLMKKICKDSPFYVLGPLTTDIAPGYDHIVGAIGGAIAAAAGADFLCYVTPSEHLSLPTIEDVKEGVIASKIAAHSANLIRNIPGARERDKQMSVARKNLDWEKMFQLALDPEKARQKRQNEGFQTDYCSMCGNLCAIKIDNLT
- a CDS encoding hydroxymethylpyrimidine/phosphomethylpyrimidine kinase; this translates as MKYFVSIAASDTSTGAGIQQDNRIAESLGFHALNIITAITSQSFNKVYEVFSLNDRLLVSQVNVIIENFHPLEVCKVGVLTSKEHIECISNLFSQNIFSIKVVDPVFRSSSGWQFLDLSLIPVFKEKILPFTTFLTPNKFEVECLCNKSLSSLSEAVEEAMQLHKKYHCGIYLKGGHFDSEDDQITEALIFDNQIELIRKKKENFVYMHGTGCAFSTAFACFLALYKDPILSATKATEWVSHFFKEINSKMEK
- a CDS encoding inositol monophosphatase, with protein sequence MIDPSSVNQIHQLLRKVGAFQIEQQKSVPQSKIDDKSKNNFVTFVDKESEEQLIENLHKLFPGTDFIAEERGGQLFSSKPTWIIDPLDGTTNYIHQIPVFSISIALMIQKNLVAGFIYHPHADEFFYAIRDNGAFLNDSPIHVTHVTLLKDSLWATGFPTHDFPLLDGYLNFIKYSIQHTHGLRRLGSAAIDLAWVSAGRLDGFFEYGLSPWDVAAGAILVQEAGGIVTDFSGNSDFLEKKEIIATNPFLFKEFFENFKTLLFD